The following are from one region of the Nicotiana tabacum cultivar K326 chromosome 3, ASM71507v2, whole genome shotgun sequence genome:
- the LOC142178570 gene encoding uncharacterized protein LOC142178570, translating to MLSWNVRGLNTPNKQKEVKLLCTNENICLVNLLETKVKTGNMEKVINNMFGGWKYITNLDHHYNGRVVVAWRPDYYQVKYISGTAQSITGLVTDVVLQKEFYITVVYAFNTREERRSLWQHLESMSGGIKQPWLVTGDFNSVLLADDRIGGNPVTICEVVDFQECIDTCELMELPCGGSRYTWNDNMVIIESFQRLTGLL from the coding sequence ATGCTAAGCTGGAATGTTAGGGGCTTAAATACTCCTAACAAACAAAAGGAGGTAAAACTCCTATGTACtaatgaaaatatatgtttagtaaacttGCTTGAGACTAAGGTGAAAACTGGCAATATGGAGAAagtaataaataatatgtttggAGGATGGAAGTATATTACAAATCTGGATCACCATTATAATGGTCGAGTAGTTGTAGCATGGAGACCTGATTACTATCAGGTCAAGTACATAAGTGGTACTGCCCAAAGTATAACCGGCCTGGTTACAGATGTTGTTCTGCAGAAGGAATTTTATATTACAGTTGTGTATGCTTTTAATACAagggaagaaagaagaagtttatGGCAACATTTAGAAAGTATGAGTGGAGGAATTAAGCAACCATGGTTGGTAACAGGAGATTTCAACTCTGTCCTGCTAGCAGATGATAGAATAGGAGGAAATCCTGTTACTATATGTGAAGTGGTGGATTTCCAAGAGTGTATTGACACTTGTGAACTCATGGAGTTACCATGTGGAGGTAGTAGATACACATGGAATGATAATATGGTGATAATAGAgtcttttcaaagattgactggGCTTTTGTAA
- the LOC107815689 gene encoding uncharacterized protein LOC107815689 yields MEYLSRVLGKMSELPDFRYHPMCKETKLTHLVFADDLMIFCKGNLKSIARVMEALQHFSDATGLEANIDKSSMFVAGVDEETRHDMLKITEFTLWTFPIRYLGLPFTSKKWNKMDYKQQSAMFILPQSVVKLVDKKCRDFLWGATEDKRKVNLVAWDKVCIPKQNGGLNIKSCCKWNIAAVGKLLWQLTRKKDIIWVK; encoded by the exons ATGGAATACCTGTCAAGGGTTCTTGGTAAGATGAGTGAACTTCCTGACTTCAGATACCACCCCATGTGCAAGGAGACAAAGTTAACTCACTTAgtatttgcagatgatttgatgATTTTCTGCAAAGGAAATCTGAAATCCATAGCTAGAGTAATGGAGGCATTACAGCATTTCAGTGATGCCACAGGTTTGGAAGCAAACATAGACAAATCTAGCATGTTTGTAGCAGGGGTTGATGAGGAGACAAGGCATGATATGTTGAAGATTACTGAATTCACACTATGGACCTTTCCTATAAGGTACTTAGGCCTTCCTTTTACATCAAAGAAGTGGAATAAGATGGATTACAAGCAACAA AGTGCTATGTTTATTCTGCCTCAAAGTGTGGTAAAGCTTGTGGACAAGAAATGCAGGGACTTCTTGTGGGGAGCCACTGAAGACAAAAGGAAGGTTAACCTAGTAGCTTGGGATAAGGTCTGTATTCCTAAACAGAATGGAGGGTTAAACATCAAAAGCTGCTGTAAATGGAACATTGCTGCAGTAGGTAAACTACTATGGCAATTAACTAGGAAAAAAGACATTATATGGGTCAAATGA
- the LOC142178572 gene encoding uncharacterized protein LOC142178572 codes for MDYMPVIQAIYLVEGISDHCPLRISKDTGGRKRDKTFKYCNVWALHPQFKEVVTQGWQQQVAGYSMFQVVKKLKLLKKALKKLNHQHFRNILVEADEDRAALNQAQNRLHSDPSNKALQEQETIMYHKFRNSSYLAKMFLLQRSKASWIKLGGDNIRYFYSVIRHKRLQQAITQIKDHHGELTTDNASKTNVLVDYYETMLSKEGRRRAKTFHSFLKNCTTLNSSQQMELIQPYTVKEVK; via the coding sequence ATGGATTATATGCCAGTGATTCAAGCTATATATTTAGTGGAGGGAATAAGTGATCATTGTCCACTGAGAATAAGTAAAGATACAGGAGGGAGGAAGAGGGATAAAACTTTTAAATACTGTAATGTGTGGGCTCTACATCCTCAGTTTAAAGAGGTTGTGACACAAGGTTGGCAACAACAAGTAGCAGGGTATAGTATGTTCCAAGTAGTTAAGAAATTGAAGTTACTAAAGAAGGCACTGAAAAAGCTCAATCATCAACACTTCAGGAATATCTTAGTAGAGGCAGATGAAGATAGGGCAGCTCTAAACCAAGCTCAAAATAGATTGCATTCTGACCCCTCTAACAAAGCTTTACAAGAACAGGAGACAATCATGTATCATAAATTCAGGAATTCCTCTTATCTAGCTAAAATGTTTTTATTGCAAAGGAGCAAAGCAAGCTGGATTAAGCTAGGAGGTGACAACATCAGATATTTCTACTCAGTAATCAGACACAAAAGACTCCAACAAGCCATTACACAGATCAAGGATCACCATGGGGAATTAACTACAGATAATGCAAGCAAAACAAATGTTCTGGTAGACTACTATGAAACTATGCTAAGcaaggaaggaagaagaagagcAAAAACATTTCATAGCTTTCTGAAGAATTGCACTACACTGAATTCTTCACAGCAGATGGAACTCATACAACCATACACAGTCAAGGAAGTGAAATAG